CCCGACTTTCGCTTCAGGTCTCGGGCTGGATAGCTAGGCTACGAACTCATCatcaacctggctacacctgggcctacttGGCACGTCACTGGAGGGACTGGTCTCTCATCTTTCCACCACTCTAGTGACTACTCACTCGGCTACGACAGCCACTGCAACATCAGTCACCATGTCTAGGTTCGCCCAGCTCCCGGTATTGGTAGCCTAGCACCTGGATACCCAGGTCTCGGCTTCCCCTGCCATGCAACATGCGGTActgctgcctcctgggttcctggccccgttcATGCGTCCGGGCCCCGCCTACATAGTGACATCATCCTTCCcttatgtgactgtcgctgctcccgttgctgaccctggcccgTCTTCGACTACAGTTCCTCGCTTCTTGATCCAGCCCGGCTCTTCGTCTGttcctctccccattccttcAACTCTGGCGCAGCCCGGCCCGGCTACCCACGCACCACCCAtgcctgcattcccggccccgcccactttcttATCTGGCTGGCACGCGGTTGCTCCCGCCCAGGTAAGTGCTTGCCTGAGCACCGCAGTCTCTACCtgggatgtgccttctgctgcagcccctcctacTGTTCCTGAGACTTCGGGTGCGCCCGCCTGGTTTGGGGATCTGACGATGATACTGAAGCAGACggtgaagaagaagacgaggtctagaaaggtgtcgtcatcttcgtcttcgtcatcgtcttcgtctgctgcctctcctgcttctccttccgaggcttcgcagccaaagaagaagaagcctgcctctccccccccaagAAGTCTCGCACTGAGACTTccaagggtctgcctccttccacagggaaggcagtgcgatctctcattggctcttcccgatcctcggatcagggaacctcTTCCCTGGCCTCCGGGT
This DNA window, taken from Macrobrachium rosenbergii isolate ZJJX-2024 chromosome 4, ASM4041242v1, whole genome shotgun sequence, encodes the following:
- the LOC136837179 gene encoding uncharacterized protein, with product MQHAVLLPPGFLAPFMRPGPAYIVTSSFPYVTVAAPVADPGPSSTTVPRFLIQPGSSSVPLPIPSTLAQPGPATHAPPMPAFPAPPTFLSGWHAVAPAQVSACLSTAVSTWDVPSAAAPPTVPETSGAPAWFGDLTMILKQTVKKKTRSRKVSSSSSSSSSSSAASPASPSEASQPKKKKPASPPPRSLALRLPRVCLLPQGRQCDLSLALPDPRIREPLPWPPGQSHREPRACRPRFAPPPGCA